In one Sesamum indicum cultivar Zhongzhi No. 13 linkage group LG12, S_indicum_v1.0, whole genome shotgun sequence genomic region, the following are encoded:
- the LOC105175853 gene encoding protein argonaute 2 isoform X1, whose amino-acid sequence MDASRHNYGGSDQRPTRQAPTSQAQPQSVKYRPPHLRNQGTASGPGLHSPSVQRQGVGPSSEVCSTWRSRDPPSAPPAHRTSQLPSSPGNFGVELLKISGQQAKACDPKNIKNRTLPVTRPGRLTLEGKSINLLVNHFLVRFNPRLTIFHYSVDIKQVISHGKRPVKKYRNKADLRLIKDKLFLDDPARFPPNRTAYDGEKNLYSVVLLPTGQFRVELSDNEDLLTRTYVVSIKLINDLKLSKLEDYLSGKVAHVPRDILQGMDVVMKENPSRYRIAVDRHFYPSSFKAEDDLKHGIAAYRGFQSSLRPTSQGLALCLDCSVLAFRKPLAVIEFLKEHIPEFDGAHLDFNLRRKVTNALKGLAVRVTHRVTKQLFTIAGLTAKSTSDLWFDFVDPKGRDPIVKVSLVQYFREKYGKNIAYQGIPCLILGRNNRTNHVPMEFCILTEGQRYRKELLDEVAQEKFEEKCLAWPPERRKTISEMMQAHDGPSGDATQNFGLRIDKDMSSVEGRVIGPPVLKLGAPDGSLDIVRVENEKCQWNLAENSVVEGKQIDRWALIEFSSSVSLKLKAKDFIKNLRNRSRSLGICMEEPLVCHFTSMREFSSVSRLEELLRSVIQEARRKSWNTLQIMICVMAEKHHGYKYLKWVSETRIGVVTQCCLSIHANRGDNQFLGNLCLKINAKLGGSNVELTQGLPHFEEDDHVMFIGADVNHPVSKKSTTPSIAAVVSTVNWPAVNKYAARVCPQDHRTEKILEFGSMCRDLINNYFQLNKVKPNKIVVFRDGVSEGQFDMVLNEEVSDLKNAICDDSYQPTITLIVAQKRHQTRLFLENAGDGSPTGNVPPGTVVDTKIVHPFEFDFYLCSHYGRIGTSKAVHYIVLWDENSFMSDQLQKLIYNLCFTFARSTRPVSLVPPVYYADLVAYRGRIFQEVAKEFQSRSVPSSMRSSSSTSNFTTFDRSFYNLHPDLQNIMFFI is encoded by the exons GTCCTGGCAACTTTGGTGTtgaattgttgaaaatttcaGGACAACAGGCAAAAGCATGTGATccgaaaaatatcaaaaacagAACTTTGCCTGTCACGCGGCCTGGTCGCCTGACACTTGAGGGAAAGTCAATCAACCTCCTAGTAAATCATTTTCTAGTCAGGTTCAATCCAAGGCTCACCATATTTCATTATAGTGTGGATATTAAACAAGTTATATCTCATGGAAAAAGACCAgtaaaaaagtatagaaacAAGGCTGACCTACGTTTGATAAAAGACAAACTATTCCTCGATGATCCAGCCCGATTTCCACCGAACCGAACTGCTTATGACGGTGAAAAGAACCTTTACAGTGTGGTGTTACTGCCCACTGGTCAATTCAGGGTGGAGCTATCGGATAATGAAGATTTGCTGACTCGCACATATGTTGTTTCAATCAAGCTAATAAATGACCTAAAGCTTTCCAAGCTGGAAGACTATTTAAGTGGAAAGGTCGCACATGTGCCCCGTGATATACTGCAAGGGATGGATGTGGTGATGAAGGAGAATCCTTCCAGATATAGGATCGCTGTTGATCGGCACTTTTACCCTTCCAGTTTCAAAGCAGAAGATGATCTTAAGCATGGCATTGCAGCATACAGAGGTTTCCAATCATCTTTACGGCCTACATCCCAGGGTCTTGCCTTGTGCTTGGACTGCTCAGTTTTGGCATTTCGCAAGCCTTTGGCAGTTATAGAGTTCCTTAAGGAGCACATTCCCGAATTTGATGGAGCACATCTCGATTTCAATTTGAGGCGAAAAGTTACAAATGCATTGAAGGGACTGGCAGTTAGAGTAACTCATCGTGTTACCAAACAACTGTTCACTATAGCAGGGTTGACTGCAAAAAGCACCAGTGACCTGtggtttgattttgttgatcCAAAAGGAAGGGATCCAATCGTCAAAGTCAGTTTAGTGCAATATTTCAGGGAGAAGTATGGCAAGAACATTGCATACCAGGGCATCCCTTGCTTGATTCTTGGCAGAAATAACCGCACAAACCATGTTCCAATGGAATTTTGTATCTTGACTGAGGGCCAAAGATACAGAAAAGAGCTTTTGGATGAAGTTGCACAGgagaaatttgaagaaaaatgccTGGCTTGGCCACCAGAAAGGAGAAAAACAATCAGCGAGATGATGCAAGCTCATGATGGACCTTCTGG AGATGCTACTCAAAATTTTGGACTTCGAATTGACAAGGACATGTCATCCGTTGAAGGTCGAGTTATAGGTCCACCTGTCCTGAAATTAGGTGCTCCTGATGGTAGTCTTGATATTGTAAGAGTGGAAAATGAGAAATGCCAGTGGAACTTAGCCGAAAACTCTGTTGTGGAGGGAAAACAAATTGATAGATGGGCCTTAATTGAATTTAGCTCTTCTGTTTCTTTGAAGCTTAAAGCGAAAGACTTCATTAAGAATCTAAGAAATCGATCCAGGAGCTTAGGGATCTGCATGGAGGAGCCTTTGGTTTGCCATTTCACTAGCATGCGGGAGTTCTCTTCAGTTAGCAGGCTGGAAGAACTTCTCAGAAGTGTTATTCAGGAAGCTAGGAGAAAAAGTTGGAATACATTACAAATAATGATTTGTGTGATGGCAGAAAAGCATCATGGCTACAAGTATCTTAAATGGGTATCTGAAACACGTATTGGGGTAGTAACTCAGTGTTGTTTATCCATTCATGCAAACAGAGGAGACAACCAGTTTCTTGGGAACCTGTGCCTCAAGATTAATGCAAAGCTTGGAGGAAGTAATGTGGAGCTTACTCAAGGCCTTCCTCATTTTGAGGAGGATGATCATGTTATGTTCATTGGAGCTGATGTTAATCATCCAGTCTCAAAGAAATCAACAACTCCATCTATAGCTGCTGTTGTTTCCACGGTTAACTGGCCTGCCGTGAATAAGTATGCTGCGAGAGTTTGCCCTCAAGACCACAGAACTGAAAAGATTCTGGAATTTGGGTCCATGTGTCGGGATCTTATCAACAATTATTTTCAGCTCAACAAGGTTAAACCAAATAAAATTGTGGTTTTCCGTGATGGTGTCAGTGAGGGACAATTTGATATGGTACTCAACGAAGAGGTATCTGACTTGAAGAATGCCATTTGTGATGATAGTTACCAGCCAACAATCACTCTTATTGTGGCTCAGAAGAGACACCAGACCCGGCTCTTTCTTGAGAATGCGGGGGATGGGAGCCCTACCGGAAATGTTCCTCCAGGAACTGTTGTAGATACAAAGATTGTTCATCCATTTGAGTTTGATTTTTATCTCTGCAGTCACTATGGACGCATTGGGACAAGCAAGGCAGTGCATTACATAGTACTTTGGGATGAAAATTCTTTCATGTCTGACCAGCTACAAAAGCTTATATATAATCTATGTTTCACATTTGCCCGAAGTACAAGACCTGTTTCATTGGTCCCGCCAGTTTACTACGCCGACCTGGTAGCTTACAGGGGGCGCATTTTTCAAGAAGTAGCGAAGGAGTTCCAGTCTCGTTCAGTGCCCTCATCTATGCGTTCATCATCATCCACATCTAATTTTACTACATTTGATCGAAGTTTCTATAACCTTCATCCAGATCTGCAAAACATCatgtttttcatttga
- the LOC105175853 gene encoding protein argonaute 2 isoform X2 — protein MKDILPGPGNFGVELLKISGQQAKACDPKNIKNRTLPVTRPGRLTLEGKSINLLVNHFLVRFNPRLTIFHYSVDIKQVISHGKRPVKKYRNKADLRLIKDKLFLDDPARFPPNRTAYDGEKNLYSVVLLPTGQFRVELSDNEDLLTRTYVVSIKLINDLKLSKLEDYLSGKVAHVPRDILQGMDVVMKENPSRYRIAVDRHFYPSSFKAEDDLKHGIAAYRGFQSSLRPTSQGLALCLDCSVLAFRKPLAVIEFLKEHIPEFDGAHLDFNLRRKVTNALKGLAVRVTHRVTKQLFTIAGLTAKSTSDLWFDFVDPKGRDPIVKVSLVQYFREKYGKNIAYQGIPCLILGRNNRTNHVPMEFCILTEGQRYRKELLDEVAQEKFEEKCLAWPPERRKTISEMMQAHDGPSGDATQNFGLRIDKDMSSVEGRVIGPPVLKLGAPDGSLDIVRVENEKCQWNLAENSVVEGKQIDRWALIEFSSSVSLKLKAKDFIKNLRNRSRSLGICMEEPLVCHFTSMREFSSVSRLEELLRSVIQEARRKSWNTLQIMICVMAEKHHGYKYLKWVSETRIGVVTQCCLSIHANRGDNQFLGNLCLKINAKLGGSNVELTQGLPHFEEDDHVMFIGADVNHPVSKKSTTPSIAAVVSTVNWPAVNKYAARVCPQDHRTEKILEFGSMCRDLINNYFQLNKVKPNKIVVFRDGVSEGQFDMVLNEEVSDLKNAICDDSYQPTITLIVAQKRHQTRLFLENAGDGSPTGNVPPGTVVDTKIVHPFEFDFYLCSHYGRIGTSKAVHYIVLWDENSFMSDQLQKLIYNLCFTFARSTRPVSLVPPVYYADLVAYRGRIFQEVAKEFQSRSVPSSMRSSSSTSNFTTFDRSFYNLHPDLQNIMFFI, from the exons ATGAAGGACATACTGCCAG GTCCTGGCAACTTTGGTGTtgaattgttgaaaatttcaGGACAACAGGCAAAAGCATGTGATccgaaaaatatcaaaaacagAACTTTGCCTGTCACGCGGCCTGGTCGCCTGACACTTGAGGGAAAGTCAATCAACCTCCTAGTAAATCATTTTCTAGTCAGGTTCAATCCAAGGCTCACCATATTTCATTATAGTGTGGATATTAAACAAGTTATATCTCATGGAAAAAGACCAgtaaaaaagtatagaaacAAGGCTGACCTACGTTTGATAAAAGACAAACTATTCCTCGATGATCCAGCCCGATTTCCACCGAACCGAACTGCTTATGACGGTGAAAAGAACCTTTACAGTGTGGTGTTACTGCCCACTGGTCAATTCAGGGTGGAGCTATCGGATAATGAAGATTTGCTGACTCGCACATATGTTGTTTCAATCAAGCTAATAAATGACCTAAAGCTTTCCAAGCTGGAAGACTATTTAAGTGGAAAGGTCGCACATGTGCCCCGTGATATACTGCAAGGGATGGATGTGGTGATGAAGGAGAATCCTTCCAGATATAGGATCGCTGTTGATCGGCACTTTTACCCTTCCAGTTTCAAAGCAGAAGATGATCTTAAGCATGGCATTGCAGCATACAGAGGTTTCCAATCATCTTTACGGCCTACATCCCAGGGTCTTGCCTTGTGCTTGGACTGCTCAGTTTTGGCATTTCGCAAGCCTTTGGCAGTTATAGAGTTCCTTAAGGAGCACATTCCCGAATTTGATGGAGCACATCTCGATTTCAATTTGAGGCGAAAAGTTACAAATGCATTGAAGGGACTGGCAGTTAGAGTAACTCATCGTGTTACCAAACAACTGTTCACTATAGCAGGGTTGACTGCAAAAAGCACCAGTGACCTGtggtttgattttgttgatcCAAAAGGAAGGGATCCAATCGTCAAAGTCAGTTTAGTGCAATATTTCAGGGAGAAGTATGGCAAGAACATTGCATACCAGGGCATCCCTTGCTTGATTCTTGGCAGAAATAACCGCACAAACCATGTTCCAATGGAATTTTGTATCTTGACTGAGGGCCAAAGATACAGAAAAGAGCTTTTGGATGAAGTTGCACAGgagaaatttgaagaaaaatgccTGGCTTGGCCACCAGAAAGGAGAAAAACAATCAGCGAGATGATGCAAGCTCATGATGGACCTTCTGG AGATGCTACTCAAAATTTTGGACTTCGAATTGACAAGGACATGTCATCCGTTGAAGGTCGAGTTATAGGTCCACCTGTCCTGAAATTAGGTGCTCCTGATGGTAGTCTTGATATTGTAAGAGTGGAAAATGAGAAATGCCAGTGGAACTTAGCCGAAAACTCTGTTGTGGAGGGAAAACAAATTGATAGATGGGCCTTAATTGAATTTAGCTCTTCTGTTTCTTTGAAGCTTAAAGCGAAAGACTTCATTAAGAATCTAAGAAATCGATCCAGGAGCTTAGGGATCTGCATGGAGGAGCCTTTGGTTTGCCATTTCACTAGCATGCGGGAGTTCTCTTCAGTTAGCAGGCTGGAAGAACTTCTCAGAAGTGTTATTCAGGAAGCTAGGAGAAAAAGTTGGAATACATTACAAATAATGATTTGTGTGATGGCAGAAAAGCATCATGGCTACAAGTATCTTAAATGGGTATCTGAAACACGTATTGGGGTAGTAACTCAGTGTTGTTTATCCATTCATGCAAACAGAGGAGACAACCAGTTTCTTGGGAACCTGTGCCTCAAGATTAATGCAAAGCTTGGAGGAAGTAATGTGGAGCTTACTCAAGGCCTTCCTCATTTTGAGGAGGATGATCATGTTATGTTCATTGGAGCTGATGTTAATCATCCAGTCTCAAAGAAATCAACAACTCCATCTATAGCTGCTGTTGTTTCCACGGTTAACTGGCCTGCCGTGAATAAGTATGCTGCGAGAGTTTGCCCTCAAGACCACAGAACTGAAAAGATTCTGGAATTTGGGTCCATGTGTCGGGATCTTATCAACAATTATTTTCAGCTCAACAAGGTTAAACCAAATAAAATTGTGGTTTTCCGTGATGGTGTCAGTGAGGGACAATTTGATATGGTACTCAACGAAGAGGTATCTGACTTGAAGAATGCCATTTGTGATGATAGTTACCAGCCAACAATCACTCTTATTGTGGCTCAGAAGAGACACCAGACCCGGCTCTTTCTTGAGAATGCGGGGGATGGGAGCCCTACCGGAAATGTTCCTCCAGGAACTGTTGTAGATACAAAGATTGTTCATCCATTTGAGTTTGATTTTTATCTCTGCAGTCACTATGGACGCATTGGGACAAGCAAGGCAGTGCATTACATAGTACTTTGGGATGAAAATTCTTTCATGTCTGACCAGCTACAAAAGCTTATATATAATCTATGTTTCACATTTGCCCGAAGTACAAGACCTGTTTCATTGGTCCCGCCAGTTTACTACGCCGACCTGGTAGCTTACAGGGGGCGCATTTTTCAAGAAGTAGCGAAGGAGTTCCAGTCTCGTTCAGTGCCCTCATCTATGCGTTCATCATCATCCACATCTAATTTTACTACATTTGATCGAAGTTTCTATAACCTTCATCCAGATCTGCAAAACATCatgtttttcatttga